From the Cryptosporidium parvum Iowa II chromosome 2, whole genome shotgun sequence genome, one window contains:
- a CDS encoding UDP N-acetylglucosamine transporter-like nucleotide sugar transporter with 10 transmembrane domains produces the protein MRSKGSSIKEKNSEYTPKDDGVLLPEKRSLFKISDNGVTVPRLELFYGYLNIPLRYISLLLLALKAVCVVLCTRLSFRFPAKDGRNYIPSVAVVCSEFIKLTVSLAMIFITTAKKDIRAFPKALYLEFVSDKFGNLIVLIPGVLFLFQNNLLYISLKRLPAALYQVMYQLKILTTTYFSVLILKRKLSLTRWFACFLLIFGVIMIPKKSKHSSTERTSGLSEFIIGLFAAFTSSFTSGLGAVVLEKVLKDTDERIHTGNGEFQTTVWGRNVILALVGIIGGVPLAYFSSKDQIAQYGVFQGFSPFVLLVICLNAGTGFVVVAVLKYADGILKCFCNALSIVLITLISWLFLGDTKMTPRFAFAATIVVCAVTIYSLDKVIPRKFYSTELFSSKLSSNNTDTFDSAEKTEQFKGLEKDPENSLLIQRDTKT, from the coding sequence atgaGATCGAAAGGTAGTTCtattaaagagaaaaatTCCGAATATACACCCAAGGATGATGGTGTATTGCTTCCAGAGAAAAGAAgcttatttaaaatatctgATAATGGCGTTACAGTCCCTAGATTGGAGTTGTTTTATGGGTATCTGAATATTCCATTGAGGTATATTTCACTTTTACTTCTTGCTTTGAAGGCAGTATGTGTAGTATTGTGTACAAGACTTAGTTTTAGATTTCCTGCAAAAGATGGACGTAATTATATTCCTTCAGTGGCAGTTGTTTGTTCAGAATTTATCAAACTAACAGTCTCGTTAGCCAtgatttttattacaaccgcaaaaaaagatattagGGCTTTTCCAAAAGCActatatttggaatttgTGTCGGATAAGTTTGGTAACTTAATAGTTTTGATACCGGGGGTTCTATTCCTTTTCCAAAATAACTTACTATATATTTCATTGAAAAGGCTTCCTGCAGCTCTTTATCAGGTCATGTATCAGCTGAAAATTCTTACAACTACATATTTTAGCGTTCTAATTCTGAAGCGAAAACTTAGTTTAACTCGTTGGTTCGCATGTTTTTTGCTCATTTTTGGAGTTATAATGATCCCAAAGAAATCAAAACACTCTTCTACAGAGCGTACTTCGGGGTTATCAGAGTTTATCATTGGTCTTTTTGCTGCTTTTACTTCTTCATTTACATCTGGGCTAGGGGCCGTAGTGCTTGAAAAAGTACTTAAGGATACCGATGAACGCATTCACACAGGAAATGGTGAATTCCAGACTACAGTTTGGGGAAGAAATGTAATTCTTGCTTTAGTTGGAATAATTGGGGGAGTTCCATTAGCCTACTTTAGCTCCAAGGACCAAATAGCACAGTATGGAGTTTTTCAGGGTTTCTCTCCGTTCGTATTGTTGGTTATATGTTTGAATGCAGGAACAGGTTTCGTAGTAGTTGCAGTTTTAAAATACGCAGATGGAATCTTAAAGTGCTTCTGTAATGCACTTTCAATTGTATTAATTACGCTAATATCATGGCTATTTTTGGGAGACACAAAAATGACTCCTAGATTCGCGTTTGCAGCAACTATTGTTGTTTGCGCAGTGACAATTTACTCTTTAGACAAAGTAATTCCTCGGAAGTTTTATTCAACGGAATTGTTTAGTTCTAAACTTTCATCTAATAATACCGATACCTTTGATTCAGCTGAGAAAACTGAACAATTTAAAGGTCTAGAGAAAGATCCAGAAAATTCACTCTTAATTCAGCGAGATACGAAGacttaa